A window from Branchiostoma floridae strain S238N-H82 chromosome 16, Bfl_VNyyK, whole genome shotgun sequence encodes these proteins:
- the LOC118403612 gene encoding prefoldin subunit 5-like, whose product MNLLVLSFPFRSVAVLPRESKMAQQVELNALNLQQLEMLKNQLDQETEMFAGSLQSLKAAQQKFVESQQNLDTLTPSNQGKEILVPLTSSMYVPGHLSDVKSVMVDIGTGYYVEKTTEEAKAYFKRKIEFCTQQMEKIQPLLQDRASKKQAVIDVMRDKMIQMQMMQMQQAGQPTRA is encoded by the exons ATGAATTTGCTAGTGCTGTCATTCCCTTTTCGTTCTGTTGCTGTTCTCCCTCgggaatccaagatggcgcagCAGGTGGAGCTGAACGCGCTGAACCTTCAGCAGCTGGAAATGCTGAAAAATCAGCTGGATCAG GAAACAGAGATGTTTGCTGGCTCGCTGCAGTCCCTGAAGGCAGCTCAGCAGAAGTTTGTGGAATCCCAGCAGAACCTAGACACCCTCACACCCAGTAATCAAG GGAAGGAGATCCTGGTACCTCTCACAAGCTCT ATGTATGTACCAGGTCACCTGTCTGATGTAAAAAGTGTCATGGTGGACATTGGCACGGGATACTACGTGGAAAAG ACAACAGAAGAAGCTAAAGCCTACTTCAAGAGGAAAATTGAGTTCTGCACCCAACAGATGGAGAAAATACAGCCCTTACTTCAGGACAGGGCCAGCAAAAAACAAG CTGTCATCGATGTGATGAGAGACAAGATGATTCAGATGCAGATGATGCAGATGCAACAAGCAGGCCAGCCAACAAGAGCATAA